TCATGTCACATTATTGTAAAGCTCTTCTTACAGGTCTGTGTTTCTGATGCAGAAAGTCAATCAATGCACAGGAATAGGAAATAGATAATTAACTCTGTAAACCTCGGTTATGCTGTTTTCCTTGTTCCTTTATAAAGGTCTATTTATAAGACCTTCAAATTCAATTACTAGTCTCATATAAGTCAAGAGTCAAACCTACAGCCGGAGACATTACATATAGAGAATGAGTTCAGCCTGTGTCACCCAAGCAGCTTCCATCATGTCCTCTAAACAAACTTCCTGAACTTTTCCTCATTGCCTGTGCAACTTTACACTCACGTCTCCCAGTTGGTTATACTGGTGCTGTTGTTATTGCCACACATACCCACCCATGCACTTGATGTCAAATCCCAGCGGGGGCCTCAGCGTCCTCCTGGTCCAGCCGTTCCTGAGCACCTGCAGATGAAACTCTCGGCCCTTGACCAGCAGCACATGTTCGTCCATCCAGCCGAGGAACAGGATCTCGGAGAGGGCGCGCGTCAGAGCCTGGTTCCAGAAATGCTGCATGTTCACGGCCTTGAAACTGGCGAAGACCTCGTAGCCGGTGCGATGCTGTGAAGTCACCGAGAgcggttgtggtggtggtggcgatgatgatgatggcgagtcctcttcatctttcttctcctcttcatccccccTGCAGACCTGAGACAGCACCAGAGCCAGGGAGTGAGGAGCGATCTGCAGGAACTTCTCCATTTACACCCCCTCTCCTCATGAATCCTGGTCCTTCAGGAGGGCGcagatattttgtatttaatccaAACACTGACCCTGATCTGTGGACCACTTCAGGAACAGAGAACCAGGTCCAAACAAAGTGATCCGGACTCTGCAGCGCGACGTCTCCAGCGTCAGGTGCAGAGGAGTGAAGACAGAGAAGTGAGAGAAGTGGGAAACATGacactagagagagagagagagagagagagagagggagagagagagagagagagaaagagcgagagagagacagagagagagagagagagaaagggacggggggggtggggggatcaggacctgctgcaaaacactcaACAGTGCTGCGTTCACGTGTCACTGGTAAACTCCCACTTTCCACTTTCCACCAAAGTCagcctatttttttttctgtcagaatcagaatgcAACAGTTAGTTCAACAGCAGCGGGTTGTGTCAACACTGATATGTAGAAATAAATGTAGAAACACCTGCATGACGCAATGAAACATCAACTTTGTGCCCGAGGAGAAACTTTACTGCACAGAGTTTAAAACATGTTCTTCATGTTTGCATGTAGCGTTATAACATGCTAATGATGTTCATTAACATGCTCTTTCCCTATCAAATCAATCAGTAAAACATGATCACCAAATAGAGTCTGATGATTTATGTTTGTTGTCCTAAAGCCCTAATAAGGATTGGAAGTTTTCTGCAGATACTGTGATGACCTAACTttctaataatatatatatatatatatatatatatttattctattttttaataGGCAGAAATGCGTTTTTATATGTGTTTATAAAGTGTTTATATGAGGTAAACTCTGTGTCAGCTCATTAGCGCCTCCAGCTGGAAGAACTCACACATTAACCACATGGTAAACTCGATGACAGACTTTACAGCAGCAACTATTCGTCAATTGTCGAGTGAATGAAACTTTATTATTTGAAAACGTCAATTATTCAAATTACCAAGTCACTCTTTAATTTCTTTTGCAAAATGTACGTTATTTTACAGTTGATATATATTTAAggtttttaaatctaaatcttttcTGCTTCTCACATTATTGAGCGTTAACTAATGTTACATGTCGGGGGGAAAATGTAATGCATAGATTCGTGACTATTACGATGTGCATTATGCATTATGATTAGATCCCTGTTTCCTAATATTTCACAGTCTAGTTGATAAATGCATAAACTgcaatatatttattcaaataaGAGCATGGGATTAATATTGAAAAACTGTCACATAGTTGTATACGAAAGTACTTTTGAAAATGGTGTCAGCTGTGATTCTTTGTGTTCAGGATCTTCAACGTGTAGTAAGTGGCTCGTCTATGGAGGCAGGTTGAGGTAAAGAGCTTCGGTGCAGTGAAGGAATCCGAGGCCCAGTTTTATTTGGCCGTGGGCCTCAGGATCTGGTGGCCCAGTTCTATGACAAATCTGGAGTAATCCCCCCCCCTGTTTGCACTTGTGTACACAAATAGACCCGTTGCAGTGTTTGTGAAGGTTAACCcggaaacaatatacaaacaaaacaccCCTGACGTCCACTTTAACTTAAATAATGCAAGTATTTCTATAGGAACAAAAGTCGATGAGAAGTGGTCTTTATtcttcaggaaaaacaaaacaacagccacACTGCAGTGATGTTACATCAAAGtagacaaagagtgagatacATAGCAAACTAAACTAAATTCCAATTGCTGGATTGTCTAATAGCACTGGAATATTGTTTTAAACGCACATGAGTTTCAGATTGTTCGCTGCATTAAAAACTGTGATTTCAGTTAAAAAACGACCAGGACCTCAATGAGAACGTGGATCAAACTGTGCCCAGTTATACAACCACTCAATCCTGATGGTTACATATAAAAGTTTGACTCAGTTTTAAAACAGTCCACTggaaattatttttaagaaGTCAGAAAGTACCCAATTTGTCATatagtagaaaaaaaagaaccacaagaaataaataaaacacctgAATAAGTAATGAAGTAAGTATCAATTACTCATCATATAACAGCATCGGGAGCAGTTGACTGGCTTTACTCATGTTTGCTATGAGGAGCTTGTTTCCACATATGAAAGGACAATCACAGGCAACTGTTCCTTCAAAGAAATCCATAGATAATGAATAATATTAAGAATTGTATTCTTAAGTCTTAACActaaaacacgcacacacacacacacacatgctagcTTACTGGGTGCGTCTGAATGTGCCACACAACTTTATCATTTAATGAACAAATGGAGTGCAAGATGGGCTCCACACAGCCAGACATGACCTGAAGAGTTTTCTTTGAGTGGCTGTagtgtgagaatgcaaatgtccgggTCAGTTGCTCCAGATATTAACGATCAAGACTCAGTGGTGTAAAAAAGAACAACTGACACAGAAATGACCCCAAACGACTGACCTAATGTGTGTTCATGATTAAACAGTtataaaaagtcaaacttccTATTAAAGAGGCTCAAGATATTATTCCCTGAAATGTTGTTAAGTGTAAACAGCAAAGAGGCATCTACTGGTAACCAACTTGGGATTTACACAGCCAATTGTCTTTTTACCTGCAACTTTTCACGATTTTAACAAAATTGTAATGTTTTAGTTACATTACTGTTTAAtgcattgtttaaaaaaaatgatatttcaagcttaaatgtgtaaaaaaaaaaaaaaaaagatgtgctGCTGAGAAAAAGATATCAGATTGTATGTTTTTAGAACAGTGCAATAAGAACCTTGTAATCCCAAGTTTGTTGAGTAAAAGCAATTCAGCATCACATCTGCTCTGACAGATTTATGTAACGGAGGTTTCAAGAGATTTTCAGTCAGAATGTGTAAACTTCACAAGCACAACCAAGATCAGGGGGTGAAGTACATCTCTTTGGTCAGCATGGACACGATGCACGGGATCTGTTTCTTTGCATTAAAACCTGGTGAGTAAGAGACGGACTCAAACTCCACTGCCACCTTGTGGTTCACTCGTGTCATGATGTGCTGGAGCTCCAACTCTTTTCCGTACTTGCTGATCATTTCGCACAGCGACTGCATGAACCAGGAGCCGCTCGTGGTGTTCCTCCACGAGTAGTagcctggagagagaggagagatgggagaTATCGACATTCAGAAAAGGGAAAGATAAATGAGGAAAAAAGattcatgtgtgtgagtgtgtgagtgttcacCTGGGGCTGTGGAGAAGGCGTAGAGGAAGTCAGCTTCCACAGGGATCCTGGTCGTACCGTCGTCCACACTGTCTGTTTCTATCCCTCCATCCAGTTCAGTGCCCCTGCAAGCCTACTCCACGTGCACACCAACACAACAAGAACCGGTTACAGGTCACATAAAGCCGGAGACAAGCTGAGAAGAGACAAAGGAACAATTCAAATACCTGTATGAAGAAGAGTCTGGGTTTTCCCACCAGCGATTTGACGCGGTCGCCTCGGAACAGCGACGTGAGGTACTTGAGCTCCACGGAGCCGTCGGTCCCGAAGAACACGCCCTCGTCCCCGTGACTCAGCAGGACACACACGAGCGAGGCCGAGGAGCTGTGATCCTCCTTTGATACTGTCGTTAAAAACATGCACAACattcaatttattttgaaagaagcTGATGTGGAATAAGGTAAATGGTGTATGTACAGTACATGTACTCACCGCCAAGTAACACCTGCTTCAGCTGCTCGACTGTCTGGTCGTTGTAAACTTTCACTTTATATCCCAACTTGGCAAAGACTTTCATCGCATTGGCCGCGTCCACGTCGGTCCCATTCCGCTGATTCATGCCTGATGTAAAAAATACATTGTTCTGTTTACTTACaaatacaatgaaaacacattacAAAGAAAATGTTAAGGTAGGCAGTTAAATACAAAGCAGATATTGATGTATTTTTCCATAATATTAAAGGCCATGCACACCTATTGTACAACAGTCAATTAAATAAGTATTTGGGCTGATTAGACTTTGCTGATTTCTCTGTGGGAGTTATCTTTAATTCACTGGTGAGATAAATTAAATAGGAACCACTGACTGCCCTTCAATTGATCGTAATGATCGGGTCCTGATAGCTAAAGCACAGTCCCCTTTAGGTTTTTAACCTCGACTTTGGAACAGCCAGATGGATCCACCTGAGGAGCTAAGGCTGCATGCAGGCACATAAAGGGTTATAAGTGATCAGTAAAATCGTCA
This is a stretch of genomic DNA from Pleuronectes platessa chromosome 3, fPlePla1.1, whole genome shotgun sequence. It encodes these proteins:
- the casp3a gene encoding caspase-3a, whose amino-acid sequence is MSANGAGRAGEDSTDAKPSDEPRSEASSSAPVEVDAKAQSHSFRYSLDFPSIGQCIIINNKNFDRRTGMNQRNGTDVDAANAMKVFAKLGYKVKVYNDQTVEQLKQVLLGVSKEDHSSSASLVCVLLSHGDEGVFFGTDGSVELKYLTSLFRGDRVKSLVGKPRLFFIQACRGTELDGGIETDSVDDGTTRIPVEADFLYAFSTAPGYYSWRNTTSGSWFMQSLCEMISKYGKELELQHIMTRVNHKVAVEFESVSYSPGFNAKKQIPCIVSMLTKEMYFTP